In the Oncorhynchus keta strain PuntledgeMale-10-30-2019 chromosome 16, Oket_V2, whole genome shotgun sequence genome, aggtgcaccttgtgctggtgggcaataaaaggtcactctaaaatgtgtaggtttgtcacacaacacaatgtcacagatatCTGAAATTttgaaggagcgtgcaattggtttgctgactacaggaatttccaccagagcagttgccagagaatttaatgttaatttctctacccaCGTTTATGgcgttgtgtgtgtgcgcgagctgtttgctgatgtcaacgttgtgaacagagtgccccatagtggagttggggttatggtatgggcaggcgtaaggacaacgaacacaattgcattttgtggatggtaatttgaatgcacagagatacagtgaTGAGATCTTGAGGCCCAGTGTGAGGCacatttttttaaggtatctgtgaccgacatatgcatatctgtattcccagtcatgtgaaatccatagattagggcctgatgAAATTATTTAAATTGACAGAGTCAGTTATATGATCTGTAACACAGTAAAATGTTCAAAATTGTTGCATTTGTTTGTCCAGTAGATTTACCTTATCCATTATTTTCATAGCCATTTATGTACCATCTGTTGTGgaaattgcaagattatgttataatgctTGTATTGCCTTATAATGGTTGTTTTATTCGACAGAATACAGTATTCTGTTAACTattgtgtgtgttctactgagaaGGGCCTCTGAGATAGCACTGACAGAGGAGATTTACGATGTctttgggtgataaaacctaaGGAGCATTCCAGATAACACAAGGTAATGTTTTTGTGCTATACCGTACCAATGTGAGATGGTTCCAGTTTGGAGTAGGAGGACCAGACACTGGTCTATACAATGAAAGCAGACAGCAACTGCTGTGTCAGTTATGTATTATAGAcacctttcatacaaatcttaaacTTGTGACCATTTTATGTATCATGTAggttgagaggggtgtatcttggctatatcaaatcaaatcaaatttatttatatagcccttcgtgcatcagctgatatctcaaagtgctgtacagaaacccagcttaaaaccccaaacagcaagcaatgcaggtggagAAGCACCTAAAAGTATAAAAGCAATGCATAAAAAGTTTCACTTTTGTGTTGTCACGTTAAATGGTTCATTAGAAATGGTGCATCATTGAAAGTTATTGCTAATGCAAAGCTCTTATTATTAAAGATGTAGTTTCAGtgtaactctgactggtgtgtgaagtTTGTTTCTCCTCATTTGGtaatacagaaattaaccaccacGCAAACAAAGGCTTACCCAGACACCGTCCAATCAACAGTAGAGCTATAACCTACATTAATTCTCATCAGATAGTGTCCTGCTTATGCTGTAACCTATTAATGCATATGGGACTTTTCATGGAACACCTCAATTTATGATGAACCCCATTACCTACCAAGGTCCTATTCCATATGTAGCCTCGGCTTCCAGGCCGGTGAGGTTAAAGCCTAGTGGAGCTTAGCTGGTTAGGACACATTAGTGTAGGCTATATTCCTATGAAGGCATATAACGTTTTTAAAGGCTATACATTATTATAGTCATCCACTTCGTCACAAAGCATTTTGAATCGAGCATGAAGGACCAGCGGTGAACAAAACATCTTGAGGCTCATGGTGAAAGTGCACTATTGGTTTAGAGTCAATCGATTTTGCAGTGTGTGCTGCCTAgaagtgatgatgatgataatggttGCCTACATGACTGCTACTAGACAAATTCAAAAGGCTCTTGTTTTTTTCTTATGATGTATGATAAATGCACATGTTGTAAGGACCTTATTTCAATTTTTCCATAAAAGCACATGGATGTAAAAGCATAAAAGCACAGGATTTTGACATATGTGAAAATGTCTAACGTTAGTAGTAGCTAATAGCCTAGTCAAGGATGCATCAATGCAATATTGGCACAGAACATTTTGTTACAGACCAGCGGAACAAAAGCAAAACTTGAATTTGTAGGTTTATAATATCCCTTAAGTGGCCAAGCTTGACCTATTTTAAGAAATAATATTGGTTGGGGGATTTAAAGTATGATCTTTATAGATCTTATGAAGAATTTGTTACAGGATATAATCTGCCACCTGGTGAGATAAGCATAGGGCTAACGTGTGCCATGTTATCTGATGGGACCAGTGCTCCATTCACTAAGTTTTTACATTCTGGAACGTACAGTTGAACGGAACGATGCTGTACTGAAGGACCAGTTAAAAAACGAGGAAGGGTTGGGTTGTGGAACGCAGTCAGCATGGCCACTGCCCTTTTTAAATAAGTCACTCATTGCTTCAAGCCACACCCACCAAACAGTCTGTTATTAAACAACGTACAATAACGCTTTTGGGAAACGTGTCGTTCAGTACAAAGCGTTCAACGTTCAAGCGAACTGAATGCACCTCAGCCACAATTCAGAGCTCTGTCACGTGCAAGTAAATCAACAGTTTTAATTGGCTGATACGCATTTTGAGCCAGAGAAACTTAAATGGTTGCTTATGTTCGCAAGTATGCGTGTTTACCTATCCCCACTATATTTGAGTCCTATACTGTAGTTACAGAATGACTTCATTCTAGTTAAACCCATCATGGTGGATATAAATATGTGGTTAAGTCAAACCGAACTAAACTATGTTGACGTGTACAGTAGGCGTTTGTTAGTGTGTGGTAATGTGTAGGTATATTTAGTAAGTGTATATTGGTTataaagctctgtcaggtttacACAGAATAGGGTGACTTACGTCTGTGTGATGTATACAAAAGAGAATCTCAAGAAAAGTCAGACTTAAGTCCCATTTTGTGTTTATTAAACAAAAAAGTTAAATACACCATTATGAAAACCACACACACGTTGTCTCAAATACAGAGCTGCATGAACCTGATGAATTGCATTCATTTTCACAAAGGAAtattgggggagggggggaaaTTAGGTAGTTCAATGGAAGTCATGAAAGATGCATTAGGCTTATACATGTCttatacagtgagtgtacaaaacattaggtacatctgttctctgctaccgcacagcaagcggtagcagagcaccaagtctaggtccaaaaggcttaatagtttctacccccaagccatatgactcctgaacagctgatcaaatggctacccagtctATTTGCACCCACTCTTTTACTCCGTTTAtatatctatgcatagtcactttatctctacctacatgtacatattaccttgaccaacctgtgcccccgcactggttagtaacagcctcgctactgttattttactgctgctctttaattattatttgttatttaaaAGTGtttacttaaccaacaatgcagttaagaaaaagtGTTAAGGTCtacactacacctgttgtatttggcgcatgtgacaaacacaatttgatttgaccttcctaatattgagttgcaccccattttaccctcagaacagcctcaattcgttggggcatggactccacaaggtgtcgaaagcgttccacaaggatgctggcccatgctgaCTCGAAGgcttcccactgttgtgtcaagttggctggatgtcatttgCATCCagtgttcaaaggcacttcaatattttgtgtTGCTAATTCACCCTATgaaaggcacacatacacaatacatgtctcaattgtctcgaggcttaacaatccttctttaacccgtctcctccccttcatctacactaattgaagtggatataacaggtgacatcaataagggaccatagctttcacctggtcagtccatgtcatgtgttcctaatgttttgtacactgtgtatattCCAATTTCTGGGCCTTGCACTTCCAACGCTCTTAGTTGTTGCAGAAATTGAAAGTCTATCTTCAATGTTGGTTTGATCTAGAAGCTATCAAATGGAATGGTTACTCTATGTTAGAGTGGAATGGGTTTTTTCCTGATGTATTCTGAGGtagctcctctctgagaacctcttcccGCAGTGCGTACAGGCGAACGGCCTCTCTCCcgtgtggaccttcaggtgcCTCTTCAGTTTGTCCTGGcgggagaacctcttctcacactgggggcagctgtaaggtttctcccctgtgtggaccctctggtgccgcTTCAGGGTGCCAGCCTCGGTGAAGCGCATGTGGCACTGGGTGCAGCtgaatggtttctctcctgtgtggaccctctggtggatctccaccttctgggggcagctgaagcctttgttacagaacatgcagaggaaccgtTTCTCTTTACTAATGCCTGATGTTGCTCCCCCTCCCCAAGCCTGGGTTTTATCCCTGTTTGAGTTCAATACCTGATCGAAAAGGATGTGGCCGTGTGAATCAGAAGACCCCATCGGCGTGGACACAGGGTTATGCTCTCTGAGCGTGTGTAAAGGGGAGTGGGTCGCAACATTTGGATTTGTCTCTAAGCTTTCCCTGTAGTCTAAGAAATCTCTGCCCTGCGAGTGGCCTTCTCTTAGGTGATCTGCATTCCATGTGGGAGGGACATCACCCTCCAATTTCACAGTCACTTCATCTATGACCAGCCCCTCCCCTTCCTTATCTAAGTACCCTTCAGAGTATGCGCTACTACTGTACTGGTTCCAGTCCCCTATAGACAAATCTGCCTGTGTCTCTAAACCCAAGGGCATGTTGAGGTCCTCTGTAGTGTAAGAACAAGTAGGACCATCCCCACGGGAATGAACAGGCCTCTGGCTCTGGTGAAATACCGGTAAATAGTCTGAGCTGGAAGCAGGAGGACAGACCAGTCTCCCCAGACCGGGGTCTGATATGTGGTCATGTCCTGTATGTAAGAGACTATGAGTTACAGTTAAAGTCTTGGTGTCTGTCTTTGACTTGAGGACGGCGGTCAGCGTTCCACTGACCTCCGTGATGCTGCGTCGAGTCCTGGGCTGCGCTGCGGCGGTGGCAGTGTCCTCGACTCCAGTCTGGATGTCTCTCCTGTGCCgtgggtcctcctctccttcagaccCCTCTGGCTTCACCCCAGGACCTACAGCCTCTGCAGACTAACAAGAAGAGAGAAGGTTATTACCGGTACATGAGTAGAATTGGATAGCAATGTCAAAGTAACTGTAATGCAACACTAAATGAAGCCAAGGCTCTCCAACCTTGTCCTTTGAGAGATACCCTTCTGTAGGTTCACGCCAACCCCAAATCTAAGTAACCCGATTCAGCTTATtgaccagctaattattagaatctggtgcgctagattagggttggagtgaaaacctgcaGGACTGCAGCCACCCAGGAACAATGCTGGAGAGCCCTGCACTGACCTCTATCACGATAACATTctgggttgaggttccactccccTCAACTGTAAttggttggtcatctctccatgtattgtgTCCCACTGGCTTCACAAAGCCCCTGTGACCTCCAGTGAGATGTCCTTCACCTGAGAGCAAGATTGGGGAAAAGAGGTGGTTAGGTTAACTACTGTGGTATAGACCTCTTTCTGTGTTTGCAAACAATGCCACAAAGGCGATGCGTGCAATTTGATTACTGAACACGTGGAAGTTTTCAGAATACACAAACATACAATtatgaaatatgtaaatatttTTACTTCCCACTACTTTTGTATCATAATTGGATTTTAAGCCTTGTATGAATGTcctgtttaaaggcccagtgaagtaaaaaataatatttatctttgttatacatacatacatacatacatacatacatacatacatacatacatacatacagtaccagtcaaaagtttggacacctactcattcaaggtttgtttctttattttcactatttaaTAGTgaagactatgaaataacacatacggaaacacgtagtaaccaaaaaaagggttcaacaaatcaaaatgttttatttgggattcttcaaagtacccaccctttgccttgatagctttgcacactcttggcattctctcaaccagcttcacctggaatgcatttcaattgtgCCGTTAAGTTAATTTCTGGAATTTaattccttcttaatgtgtttgagccaatgaGTTACATTATACAGAAGACAGTCCTatttttggtaaaagaccaagtccatattatggcaagaacagctcaaatacgcaaagagaaacaacagtctttaagatatgaaggtcagtctgAACTTTCTTCAGGTGCAGTCGCAAGAATcctcaagtgctatgatgaaactggctctcatgaggactgccacaggaaaggaagacgcaGAGTCACCTCAGAGGATAAGTCCAGCCGACATAAATTCTTCACAGCGTTCAGACATCTCCacttcaactgttcagaggagaacgtgtgaatcaggccttcatggtcaaattgctgcaaagaaaccactactaaaggacaccaataataagagacttgcttgggccaataaacacgagcaatggacattagaccagtggaaatctgtcctatGATCTGACGATtcaaaatgtgagatttttggttccaaacgccatgtctttgtgagacgcagagtaggtgaatggatgatctccgcatgtgtagttcccaccttgaagcatggaggaggtggtgtgatggtgctttgctggtgacacggtctgtgatttatttagaataaggcacacttaaccagcatggctaccacagcattctgcagcaatacaccatcccatctg is a window encoding:
- the LOC118395596 gene encoding zinc finger protein 34-like, whose protein sequence is MANCNDMGFHTQIASIMEVLANTAVAEICKLVDDDYAVFRLEITQSQKENRSLRRKLQLLELKVARERRPSSAKILERYRGMARGEGHLTGGHRGFVKPVGHNTWRDDQPITVEGSGTSTQNVIVIESAEAVGPGVKPEGSEGEEDPRHRRDIQTGVEDTATAAAQPRTRRSITEVSGTLTAVLKSKTDTKTLTVTHSLLHTGHDHISDPGLGRLVCPPASSSDYLPVFHQSQRPVHSRGDGPTCSYTTEDLNMPLGLETQADLSIGDWNQYSSSAYSEGYLDKEGEGLVIDEVTVKLEGDVPPTWNADHLREGHSQGRDFLDYRESLETNPNVATHSPLHTLREHNPVSTPMGSSDSHGHILFDQVLNSNRDKTQAWGGGATSGISKEKRFLCMFCNKGFSCPQKVEIHQRVHTGEKPFSCTQCHMRFTEAGTLKRHQRVHTGEKPYSCPQCEKRFSRQDKLKRHLKVHTGERPFACTHCGKRFSERSYLRIHQEKTHSTLT